The proteins below come from a single Streptomyces spongiicola genomic window:
- a CDS encoding MurT ligase domain-containing protein, with translation MAGHPDNAEPLSPRAKLAVTAGKAAAAVSRAAGRGSGSVIGGRVALKLDPDLLSRLAQHLDVILVSATNGKTTTTRLIAEALRAAGPVVSNALGANMPAGITSALAGGSDARFGVIEVDEKYLAGVARDTTPKAIALLNLSRDQLDRAAETRMLAEKWREGLSGSKAVVIANADDPLIVWAASSSANVVWVAAGQEWKDDAWSCPACGGVMQRPGDEWFCGECGFRRPPVTWALRGDHVLDPHGSAWPIRLQLPGRANKANAATSAAVAAVFGVPPQVALERMYQVQAVAGRYDVVSFLGRDVRLLLAKNPAGWLETFSLIDPPPTPVILSVNARGADGTDTSWLWDVDYTRLAGHPIVVIGDRKLDLAVRLEVAGLDFRVAEDMDEAVRLCPPGRIELIANYTAFQDVRRRVGN, from the coding sequence ATGGCAGGACACCCTGACAACGCAGAGCCGCTGTCGCCGCGCGCCAAGCTGGCCGTGACGGCCGGCAAGGCAGCGGCGGCGGTGTCGCGCGCGGCGGGACGCGGCAGCGGATCGGTCATCGGCGGTCGGGTCGCCCTGAAACTCGACCCCGACCTGCTGAGCAGGCTCGCGCAGCACCTCGACGTGATCCTGGTTTCGGCGACGAACGGCAAGACCACCACCACCCGGCTGATCGCCGAGGCCCTGCGTGCCGCCGGCCCGGTCGTCTCGAACGCCCTCGGCGCGAACATGCCGGCCGGTATCACCTCCGCGCTGGCGGGGGGCTCGGACGCCCGCTTCGGCGTGATCGAGGTCGACGAGAAGTACCTCGCCGGGGTCGCCCGCGACACCACGCCGAAGGCCATCGCCCTGCTCAACCTCTCCCGCGACCAGCTGGACCGTGCGGCGGAGACCCGGATGCTGGCCGAGAAGTGGCGCGAGGGCCTGTCCGGCAGCAAGGCCGTCGTGATCGCCAACGCCGACGACCCCCTGATCGTGTGGGCCGCGTCCTCCTCCGCCAATGTCGTCTGGGTCGCCGCAGGGCAGGAGTGGAAGGACGACGCCTGGTCGTGCCCCGCCTGCGGCGGTGTGATGCAGCGCCCGGGGGACGAGTGGTTCTGCGGCGAGTGCGGGTTCCGCCGGCCGCCGGTGACCTGGGCCCTCAGGGGTGACCACGTCCTCGACCCGCACGGCTCGGCCTGGCCGATCCGTCTCCAGCTGCCGGGCCGCGCCAACAAGGCCAACGCCGCCACCTCCGCCGCCGTCGCCGCGGTGTTCGGCGTCCCGCCTCAGGTCGCTCTCGAGCGCATGTACCAGGTGCAGGCCGTGGCCGGCCGGTACGACGTCGTGTCCTTCCTCGGCCGCGATGTACGGCTGCTGCTGGCGAAGAACCCGGCCGGCTGGCTGGAGACGTTCTCGCTGATCGACCCGCCGCCCACCCCGGTGATCCTCTCCGTCAACGCCCGCGGCGCCGACGGCACCGACACCTCCTGGCTCTGGGACGTCGACTACACCCGGCTCGCCGGGCACCCCATCGTGGTGATCGGCGACCGCAAGCTGGACCTGGCCGTGCGTCTGGAGGTCGCCGGACTGGACTTCCGCGTCGCCGAGGACATGGACGAGGCGGTGCGGCTCTGCCCTCCCGGGCGGATCGAGCTGATCGCCAACTACACCGCCTTCCAGGACGTCCGCCGCCGCGTCGGCAACTGA
- a CDS encoding type 1 glutamine amidotransferase has translation MSDSSLRLVWVYPDLLSTYGDQGNALVVERRARQRGLGVTRVDVRSDQPVPTSGDIYLIGGGEDRPQRLAAERLRRDGGLARAASNGAIIFSVCAGYQILGQEFVNDLGEREPGLGLLDVVSTRGEGERCVGDVLADIDPRLGLPQLTGFENHQGITHLGPTARPFARTVLGRGNGTGDGTEGAYSDTVFGTYMHGPVMARNPQIADLLLKLALDVNALPPTDDRWYEALRAERVAAATQPA, from the coding sequence ATGAGCGACAGCAGCCTGCGCCTGGTGTGGGTCTACCCGGACCTGCTCAGCACGTACGGCGACCAGGGGAACGCCCTGGTCGTGGAGCGCCGCGCACGCCAGCGCGGCCTGGGCGTGACCCGGGTCGACGTCCGCAGCGACCAGCCGGTGCCGACGTCCGGCGACATCTATCTGATCGGCGGCGGCGAGGACCGGCCGCAGCGGCTGGCGGCCGAGCGGCTGCGCCGCGACGGCGGGCTCGCCCGGGCCGCCTCCAACGGCGCGATCATCTTCTCGGTCTGCGCCGGCTACCAGATCCTGGGCCAAGAGTTCGTCAACGACCTCGGGGAGCGGGAGCCGGGCCTCGGCCTGCTCGACGTGGTCTCCACCCGGGGCGAGGGCGAGCGGTGCGTCGGCGACGTACTGGCGGACATCGACCCGCGGCTGGGCCTGCCGCAGCTCACGGGCTTCGAGAACCACCAGGGCATCACCCACCTCGGACCGACGGCGCGTCCGTTCGCCCGGACCGTCCTGGGCAGGGGCAACGGCACCGGCGACGGCACCGAGGGCGCGTACAGCGACACCGTCTTCGGCACGTACATGCACGGGCCGGTGATGGCCCGCAATCCGCAGATCGCGGATCTGCTGCTGAAGCTGGCGCTCGACGTGAACGCGCTGCCGCCCACCGACGACCGGTGGTACGAGGCACTGCGCGCCGAGCGGGTCGCCGCGGCCACCCAGCCCGCCTGA